From Neisseria cinerea:
CACAACGGCCGCACTCATGTGCCCGTGTTTATCAGTGATAACATGGTTGGTCATAAATTAGGTGAATTCTCATTGACCCGTACCTTTAAAGGCCACCTGGCTGATAAAAAGGCTAAAAAGAAATAAGGTGAATCATGAGAGTAAATGCACAACATAAAAATGCCCGTATCTCTGCTCAAAAGGCTCGTTTGGTAGCTGATTTGATTCGTGGTAAAGACGTTGCCCAAGCTTTGAATATTTTGACTTTCAGTCCTAAAAAAGGTGCTGAGTTGATTAAAAAAGTATTGGAATCAGCTATTGCTAATGCTGAGCACAATAACGGTGCTGACATTGATGAGTTGAAAGTAGTAACTATCTTTGTTGACAAAGGTCCAAGCTTGAAACGTTTCCAAGCTCGTGCCAAAGGTCGCGGTAACCGCATTGAAAAACAAACTTGTCATATCAATGTGACAGTGGGCAACTAAGGAAAAGCTATGGGACAAAAGATTAACCCTACAGGCTTTCGCCTGGCGGTAACTAAAGACTGGGCTTCAAAATGGTTTGCTAAAAGCACCGACTTTTCTGCTGTTTTGAAACAAGATATTGATGTTCGTAACTACCTGCGTAAAAAATTGGCGAATGCTTCTGTTGGTCGCGTAGTTATTGAACGTCCTGCAAAATCTGCACGTATTACCATCCATTCCGCCCGTCCAGGCGTAGTAATTGGTAAAAAAGGTGAGGATATCGAAGTTCTGAAACGTGATTTGCAAGCCTTGATGGGTGTGCCTGTTCATGTGAATATTGAAGAAATCCGTAAACCTGAATTGGATGCACAAATTATTGCTGATGGTATTGCTCAGCAATTGGAAAAACGCGTTCAATTCCGCCGTGCTATGAAACGTGCTATGCAAAATGCTATGCGTTCAGGAGCAAAAGGTATCAAGATTATGACCTCAGGTCGTCTGAATGGTGCGGATATTGCTCGTAGCGAATGGTATCGTGAAGGTCGTGTACCTCTGCATACTTTGCGTGCAAACGTAGATTATGCGACTAGCGAAGCTCATACCACTTATGGCGTGCTGGGTCTGAAAGTTTGGGTTTATACTGAAGGTAATGTGAAGACTTCAGCTAAATCTGAGCATGAAAAGAAACAAAGAAAGGCAGGTGGACGTAATGCTGCAGCCAACTAGACTGAAATACCGCAAGCAACAAAAAGGTCGCAATACTGGTATTGCTACTCGCGGTAATAAAGTAAGTTTCGGTGAGTTCGGTTTGAAAGCCGTTGGTCGTGGTCGTTTGACTGCCCGCCAGATCGAAGCTGCTCGTCGTACGATGACTCGCCACATTAAACGTGGTGGTCGTATTTGGATTCGTGTATTCCCTGACAAACCAATTACTGAAAAACCTATTCAAGTTCGTATGGGTGGCGGTAAAGGTAACGTGGAATATTACATTGCCGAAATCAAACCAGGCAAAGTGTTGTATGAAATGGACGGTGTTCCAGAGGCTTTGGCTCGTGAAGCATTTGAATTAGCTGCTGCCAAATTGCCTATTCCTACGACCTTTGTAGTAAGACAGGTAGGTCAATAATGAAAGCAAATGAATTGAAAGACAAATCTATTGAGCAATTAAATGCAGATTTGTTGGACTTGTTGAAGGCTCAATTTGGCTTACGTATGCAAAATGCAACTGGTCAGTTGGGTAAACCAAGTGAATTAAAACGTGTACGTCGCGATATTGCTCGTATTAAAACCATTTTAACTGAAAAAGGTGCTAAGTAATGAGCGAAAATAAAAATGTTCGTACTTTGCAAGGCAAAGTGGTAAGCGACAAGATGGACAAAACCGTTACGGTATTGGTTGAACGTAAAGTAAAACATCCTCTGTACGGTAAAATTATCCGTTTATCAACTAAAATCCATGCCCATGATGAAAGCAATCAATATGGGATTGGTGATGTAGTAGTAATTGCGGAGACTCGTCCACTGTCAAAAACCAAATCTTGGGTTGTTAAAGAACTGGTTGAGAAGGCACGTGCTGTTTAGAAATTAAGACAGTTAGCTTTAATAGGAAACGAAGTATTGCGCCAAAGTAAATTTGAGTGTAAACTTCGTTTCTTATCTTTCAGTTTCTTCTGGAAGTTCTCCCCTTCGGGATCCAAGACTGGTTTACTAGAACCTTGATGGTTTCATTTAATAAGCAGCTGTAGTTAGGTGCAAGTTATATGAAAGTGGTAAATTAAGTTGGTTAATTTAAAGGTACTAATATGATTCAAATGCAGACCATCTTAGATGTGGCTGATAACTCTGGTGCACGACGCGTAATGTGTATCAAAGTATTAGGCGGCTCTAAGCGTCGCTACGCTTCTGTTGGCGATATTATTAAAGTTGCAGTTAAAGATGCAGCCCCGCGTGGCCGTGTCAAAAAAGGTGATGTATACAATGCAGTAGTTGTTCGTACTGCTAAGGGTGTGCGTCGTCCAGATGGCGCGTTAATTAAATTTGATAATAACGCTGCTGTATTATTGAATAATAAACTTGAACCCTTGGGTACTCGTATTTTTGGTCCGGTAACCCGTGAATTGCGTACTGAGCGATTTATGAAAATCGTTTCATTGGCGCCTGAAGTATTATAAGGAATAGCGCGATGAATAAAATCATTAAAGGCGATCAGGTTGTAGTAATTGCCGGTAAAGATAAAGGTAAGCAAGGTCAGGTAGTTCGAGTATTGGGTGATAAAGTTGTTGTTGAAGGTGTGAATGTTGTGAAGCGCCATCAAAAACCTAATCCAATGCGTGGCATTGAGGGTGGCATTATTACTAAAGAAATGCCTTTAGATATTTCTAATGTTGCAATCCTGAATCCAGAAACTAATAAAGCAGACCGTGTTGGTATTAAGCTGATTGAAAATGAAGGCAAAGTTAAACGCGTTCGTTTCTTCAAATCAAATGGCTCTATCATTGGAGCATAAGGAGATAACATGGCTCGTTTAAGAGAGTTTTATAAAAATACAGTTGTTCCTGAATTGGTTAAGCAATTTGGTTACAAATCAGTAATGGAAGTTCCGCGTATTGAGAAAATCACCTTAAATATGGGTGTAGGTGAGGCCGTTGCTGATAAAAAAGTCATGGAACATGCTGTTTCAGATTTAGAGAAAATTGCTGGCCAAAAACCGGTTGTTACGGTTGCTCGTAAATCTATCGCAGGTTTTAAAATCCGTGATAACTATCCGGTTGGTTGCAAAGTAACATTGCGTCGTGATCAAATGTTTGAATTCTTAGATCGTTTGATCACTATTGCATTGCCTCGTGTACGTGACTTCCGTGGTGTAAGCGGTAAATCATTTGATGGTCGTGGCAATTACAATATGGGCGTTCGTGAGCAAATTATTTTCCCGGAAATTGAATACGATAAAATTGATGCTTTGCGTGGTTTGAATATTACAATTACAACTACCGCAAAAACTGATGAAGAAGCGAAAGCTTTGTTGTCACTGTTCAAGTTTCCGTTTAAAGGATAATCATGGCTAAGAAAGCACTTATTAATCGTGAGCTGAAACGTCAGGCATTGGCAAAAAAATTTGCAGCTAAACGTGAGGCAATTTTTGCTGTTATTAATGATGCAGATGCGACTGAAGAAGAGCGTTTTGAGGCACGTTTGAAATTTCAATCCATTCCTCGTAATGCAGCACCTGTGCGTCAACGTCGTCGTTGTGCTTTAACAGGTCGTCCTCGTGGCACTTTCCGTAAATTTGGTTTGGGCCGTATTAAAATCCGTGAAATCGCTATGCGTGGCGAGATTCCTGGTGTTGTTAAAGCTAGCTGGTAATAGGAGTATAAATAATGAGTATGCATGATCCTATTTCCGATATGTTGACTCGTGTTCGCAATGCGCAACGTGCTAATAAAGCAACAGTTGCCATGCCTTCCTCAAAATTGAAATGCGCAATTGCAAAAGTTTTGAAAGATGAAGGTTATATCGAGGATTTTACGGTTTCTGCTGATGCAAAACCGGTATTGGAAATTCAATTGAAATACTATGCAGGTCGTCCTGTGATTGAGCAAATCAAACGTGTTTCACGTCCAGGTTTGCGTATTTACAAAGCATCCAGCGAGATCCCTAGTGTAATGAATGGCTTGGGTGTTGCTATTGTTAGTACTTCTAAAGGTGTGATGACTGATCGCAAAGCCCGTTCTGAGGGTGTTGGTGGTGAGTTGTTGTGCATCGTAGCCTAGTGGAGAAAAGTAAATGTCACGCGTCGCAAAAAACCCAGTGACTGTTCCTGCTGGTGTAGAAGTAAAATTCGGAACAGATGCATTGGTAATCAAAGGTAAAAATGGCGAATTGTCTTTTCCTTTGCATTCCGATGTTGCTATTGAATTGAACGATGGTAAATTGACTTTTGCTGCAAAAAATAACAGTAAGCAGGCTAATGCTATGTCTGGTACTGCTCGTGCATTGGTTAATAACATGGTTAAGGGTGTTTCAGAAGGTTTTGAGAAAAAACTTCAATTAATTGGTGTGGGTTATCGTGCCCAAGCTCAAGGTAAAGTTTTAAACTTGTCTTTGGGTTTCTCTCATCCGATCGTGTATGAAATGCCTGAAGGTGTTTCTGTTCAAACACCTAGTCAAACAGAAATTATTTTGACTGGTGCAGATAAACAAGTGGTTGGCCAAGTCGCTGCTGAAATTCGTGCATTCCGTTCTCCTGAACCTTATAAAGGCAAAGGTGTTCGTTATGTAGGTGAAGTAGTAGTGATGAAAGAAGCCAAGAAAAAATAATTGAGGTTCACTAATGGATAAACATGCAACCCGACTCCGTCGTGCACGCAAAACCCGTGCACGTATCGCGGACTTGAAAATGGTAAGATTATGTGTGTTCCGCAGCAATAATCATATTTATGCTCAAGTAATTAGTGCTGAAGGTGATAAAGTATTGGCTCAAGCCTCTACATTGGAAGCTGAAGTACGTAGTAGCCTGAAATCAGGTGGCAACGTTGAAGCAGCAGCTGTAGTTGGTAAGCGTATTGCTGAAAAAGCTAAAGCAGTAGGTGTTGAAAAAGTTGCTTTTGACCGTTCAGGTTTCCAATATCACGGTCGTGTGAAAGCTTTGGCTGAAGCTGCGCGTGAAAATGGTTTAAGCTTCTAATATTTGGAGACTTTCAGATGGCAAAACATGAAATTGAAGAACGCGGTGACGGTCTGATTGAAAAGATGGTCGCAGTTAATCGCGTAACTAAAGTAGTTAAAGGTGGTCGTATTATGGCTTTCTCTGCGCTGACTGTTGTTGGTGATGGAGATGGTCGTATCGGTATGGGTAAGGGTAAATCAAAAGAAGTACCGGTTGCTGTACAAAAAGCAATGGATCAAGCTCGTCGCTCTATGATTAAAGTACCTTTGAGAAATGGTACGATTCATCACGAAGTTATTGGTCGTCATGGTGCTACTAAAGTATTTATGCAACCTGCTAAAGAAGGTAGTGGTGTGAAAGCCGGTGGTCCAATGCGTTTAGTATTTGATGCTATGGGTATCCATAACATTTCAGCTAAAGTACATGGTTCTACTAATCCTTACAATATTGTACGAGCTACATTAGACGGTTTATCTAAACTGTATACCCCTGCTGATATTGCTGCTAAACGCGGGTTGACAGTAGAAGATATTTTGGGAGTAAACCATGAGTGAGCAAAAAAAGATTAAAGTTACTTTGGTTAAGAGCTTGATTGGTACAATTGAATCTCATCGAGCTTGTGCTCGTGGTTTGGGTTTGCGTCGCCGCGAGCATGTAGTGGAGGTTTTGGATACCCCTGAAAACCGTGGTATGATTAATAAAATCAGCTACTTGTTGAAAGTGGAGTCTTGATATGTTTTTGAATACTATTCAACCTGCTGAAGGGTCTACTCACGCTAGTCGTCGTGTAGGTCGTGGTATTGGTAGTGGCTTGGGTAAGACAGCTGGTCGTGGTCATAAAGGTCAAAAAAGCCGTGCTGGTGGTTTCCACAAGGTAGGTTTTGAAGGCGGTCAAATGCCTTTGCAACGTCGTCTGCCAAAACGTGGTTTTAAATCTTTGACTGCTGCTACTAATGCTGAGGTTCGTCTAAGTGAATTGAATCTGATAGCTGTTGATGAAATTGATGTCTTAGCTCTGAAGCAAGCTGGTCTGATTCCCGCAAATGCTTCTAATGTAAAAGTTATTGCTTCTGGTGAAATTTCAAAAGCGGTTACCTTGAAAGGTGTAAAAGCTACTAAAGGTGCTAAGGCCGCAATTGAAGCTATTGGTGGCAAGATTGAGATATAAGGTTTAATTATTGTGGCTAAACAGCAATTGTCATCAGCTTTGTCCAATTTTGGAGATCTTAAGAAACGTCTTTTATTTCTATTTGGGGCGTTAATTGTTTTTCGAATTGGTGCTCATATACCCGTTCCTGGAGTTGATGCTGTTGCTTTAGCCAAGTTATACGAAAGCGCTGGGAACGGTATCCTAGGAATGTTAAATATGTTTTCCGGTGGATCGTTAGAGCGCTTTAGTATATTTGCAATAGGCATTATGCCGTATATTTCTGCATCCATTATTGTTCAGCTGGCTTCAGAAATTTTACCCTCATTAAAGGCACTAAAAAAAGAAGGTGAAGCTGGTAGAAAGTTAATTACGAAATATACTAGATATGGCACTGTATTATTAGCAATACTACAGAGTCTAGGTGTTGCGTCCTTTGTATTTCAGCAGGGAGTTGTTGTAACAAGCTCATTTGAGTTTCATGTTTCCACCATAGTTTCTTTGGTAACAGGAACTATGTTCCTTATGTGGCTTGGTGAGCAGATTACTGAAAGAGGTATTGGGAACGGAATTTCTCTGATTATTACGGCTGGCATAGCTTCAGGCATTCCATCAGGTATTACGAGGATCATTACCTTGACAAATCAAGGTGCCATGAGCATGTTGATGGCATTATTTATTGTTTTTGGTGCCTTGTTATTAATTTATTTGGTTGTATATTTTGAAAGTGCACAGCGTAAGATTCCTATTCATTATGCGAAACGCCAGTTTAATAGCGGGTTGGGTGGTCAGAATACGCACATGCCTTTTAAGTTAAATATGGCTGGTGTTATTCCTCCTATTTTTGCTTCTAGTATTATTCTGTTTCCATCTACTCTTTTGGGTTGGCTTGGTTCAGCTGATCCAAATAATATTTTGCATACAATAGCAGGATTATTGCAGCACGGCCAGATTCTGTACATTGTTTTATTTGCGGTGACAGTAATTTTCTTCTGCTATTTTTATACGGCTTTGGTCTTCAGCCCTAAGGAGATGGCGGAGAATTTGAAGAAGAGTGGTGCTTTTGTCCCTGGGATTAGGCCTGGTGAACAAACTTCTAGATATTTAGAAAAAGTTGTATTGCATTTAACATTGTTTGGGGCACTCTATATTACGATTATTTGTTTAATTCCGGAGCTCTTAACTACGTTTCTAAATGTGCCTTTTTATTTGGGAGGTACTTCTTTGCTGATTCTAGTTGTTGTAACGATGGATTTTAGTACACAGATAAATTCATACAGGCTTACTCAGCAGTATGATAAGTTAATGAGCCGTTCAGACGTGAAGTCATTTTCTCGGAAATAGAATTATGGCAAAAGAAGATACTATTCAAATGCAGGGTGAAATCCTTGAAACTTTACCTAATGCTACTTTTAAAGTAAAACTAGAGAATGACCATATAGTATTAGGTCATATTTCTGGAAAGATGCGGATGCATTACATCCGTATTTCTCCGGGAGATAAGGTTACAGTGGAACTGACGCCTTACGATTTAACTAGGGCTCGAATTGTTTTTAGAGCAAGATAAACCAAAAAGGAAAATATGATGCGTGTACAACCATCCGTTAAGAAAATTTGTCGTAATTGTAAGATTATTCGCCGAAATCGTGTAGTTCGTGTAATTTGCACTGATCCCCGTCATAAACAGCGTCAAGGTTAATAGAATATTTCTTTTAATGTGATTCTGTGATATAGTGACACACTTTGCCCTAAAAAGGAAAAAATATGGCTCGTATTGCAGGGGTAAATATCCCTAATAACGCTCATATCGTGATTGGTCTTCAGGCTATTTACGGTATTGGTGCGACTCGTGCTAAATTGATTTGTGAGGCAGCAAATATTGCTCCTACTACTAAAGCAAAAGATTTGGACGAGGCTCAATTAGACGCTTTGCGTGAACAAGTTGCTAAATATGAAGTTGAAGGTGATTTGCGTCGTGAAGTAACAATGAGCATCAAGCGACTGATTGATATGGGTTGCTATCGTGGCTTCCGTCATCGTCGTGGCTTGCCTTGTCGTGGTCAACGCACTCGCACAAATGCTCGTACCCGTAAAGGTCCGCGCAAAGCGATTGCCGGTAAGAAATAAATTTTAAGGAATTTGATTAATGGCTAAAGCAAACACAGCTTCGCGTGTACGTAAAAAAGTACGTAAAACCGTAAGCGAAGGTATTGTTCACGTTCATGCATCTTTCAACAATACCATCATTACAATCACTGACCGTCAAGGCAATGCATTGTCTTGGGCTACCTCTGGCGGCGCTGGTTTTAAAGGTTCTCGTAAAAGTACACCATTTGCAGCGCAAGTTGCAGCAGAAGCAGCTGGTAAAGTTGCCCAAGAGTATGGCGTTAAAAATTTAGAGGTTCGCATTAAAGGCCCTGGTCCTGGTCGCGAATCATCTGTACGTGCTTTAAACGCTCTTGGTTTCAAGATTACCAGCATTACTGACGTTACCCCGTTGCCTCATAACGGTTGCCGTCCGCCTAAAAAACGTCGTATTTAATATTGGAGTGATTTAAAACATGGCACGTTATATTGGCCCTAAATGTAAATTAGCACGTCGTGAAGGTACAGATTTGTTTTTGAAGAGTGCGCGTCGCTCTTTGGATTCCAAATGTAAAATTGATTCTGCTCCTGGTCAGCATGGTGGAAAAAAACCACGTTTGTCAGACTATGGTTTGCAGTTGCGTGAAAAGCAAAAAATTCGTCGCATTTATGGCGTATTAGAGCGTCAGTTCCGCCGTTATTTCGCGGAAGCAGAGCGTCGCAAAGGATCTACCGGCGAGTTGCTATTGCAGTTGTTAGAGTCTCGTTTGGATAATGTTGTTTATCGTATGGGTTTTGGCTCTACTCGTGCAGAAGCAAGACAACTTGTCTCCCACAAGGCTATAGCTGTTAATGGGCAAGTTGTAAATATTCCCTCTTTCCAAGTGAAGGTTGGTGATGTTGTCTCTATTCGCGAAAAAGCTAAAAAGCAAGTACGTATTCAAGAGGCATTGAGTCTGGCTACTCAAGTTGGTTTGCCTGGTTGGGTTGCTGTGGATGCTAATAAACTTGAGGGTGTATTCAAGAATATGCCAGATCGCGCGGAATTGACCGGTGATATTAATGAACAGCTGGTGGTAGAGTTCTACTCTAAATAATGCTAGCTCAGTGAGGGACAGTTAAATGCAGAATAGCACAACCGAATTTTTGAAGCCTCGTCAAATTGATGTAAATACTTTTTCTGCAACTCATGCAAGAGTATCTATGCAACCATTTGAGCGTGGTTTCGGTCATACTTTAGGTAATGCTTTGCGTCGTATCTTACTGTCATCCATGAATGGTTTTGCTCCTACAGAGGTGGCTATTACCGGTGTTTTGCATGAATATTCTACCCTTGACGGGGTTCAAGAAGATGTTGTTGATATCTTGTTGAATGTTAAGGGTATTGTATTTAAACTCCACGGGCGTAGCCAAGTTCAACTTACGTTGAAGAAGTCAGGTTCTGGTGTGGTATCTGCAGGTGATATTGAATTGCCGCATGATGTAGAAATCCTGAATCCTGACCATATCATTTGTCATTTGGCTGATAATGGTCAAATTGAAATGGAGATTAAAGTAGAGCAAGGTCGTGGTTATCAATCTGTTTCGGGTCGTCAGGTTGTTCGTGATGAGAATCGTCAGATTGGTTCAATCCAGTTGGATGCGAGCTTTTCGCCCATCAGCCGTGTTAGCTTTGAAGTTGAACCTGCACGTGTAGAGCAACGGACAGATCTTGATAAATTGGTTTTAGATATTGAGACTGATGGTTCAATTGATCCTGAGGAAGCTGTGCGCAGTGCGGCACGTATTTTAATTGATCAGATGTCTATTTTTGCTGATTTACAGGGTACACCTGTAGAGGAAGTTGAAGAAAAAGCTCCCCCTATTGACCCTGTTCTCTTGCGTCCTGTAGACGATTTGGAATTGACAGTACGTTCAGCTAATTGTCTGAAAGCTGAAGATATTTATTATATTGGCGATTTGATTCAACGCACTGAAACTGAGCTTCTTAAAACTCCGAATTTAGGGCGAAAATCTTTAAATGAAATTAAAGAAGTATTGGCATCTAAAGGTTTGACACTGGGTTCTAAG
This genomic window contains:
- the rpsK gene encoding 30S ribosomal protein S11; this translates as MAKANTASRVRKKVRKTVSEGIVHVHASFNNTIITITDRQGNALSWATSGGAGFKGSRKSTPFAAQVAAEAAGKVAQEYGVKNLEVRIKGPGPGRESSVRALNALGFKITSITDVTPLPHNGCRPPKKRRI
- the rplN gene encoding 50S ribosomal protein L14: MIQMQTILDVADNSGARRVMCIKVLGGSKRRYASVGDIIKVAVKDAAPRGRVKKGDVYNAVVVRTAKGVRRPDGALIKFDNNAAVLLNNKLEPLGTRIFGPVTRELRTERFMKIVSLAPEVL
- the rpsN gene encoding 30S ribosomal protein S14: MAKKALINRELKRQALAKKFAAKREAIFAVINDADATEEERFEARLKFQSIPRNAAPVRQRRRCALTGRPRGTFRKFGLGRIKIREIAMRGEIPGVVKASW
- the rpmD gene encoding 50S ribosomal protein L30 codes for the protein MSEQKKIKVTLVKSLIGTIESHRACARGLGLRRREHVVEVLDTPENRGMINKISYLLKVES
- the rplX gene encoding 50S ribosomal protein L24; translated protein: MNKIIKGDQVVVIAGKDKGKQGQVVRVLGDKVVVEGVNVVKRHQKPNPMRGIEGGIITKEMPLDISNVAILNPETNKADRVGIKLIENEGKVKRVRFFKSNGSIIGA
- the rplO gene encoding 50S ribosomal protein L15; the protein is MFLNTIQPAEGSTHASRRVGRGIGSGLGKTAGRGHKGQKSRAGGFHKVGFEGGQMPLQRRLPKRGFKSLTAATNAEVRLSELNLIAVDEIDVLALKQAGLIPANASNVKVIASGEISKAVTLKGVKATKGAKAAIEAIGGKIEI
- the rplE gene encoding 50S ribosomal protein L5, with product MARLREFYKNTVVPELVKQFGYKSVMEVPRIEKITLNMGVGEAVADKKVMEHAVSDLEKIAGQKPVVTVARKSIAGFKIRDNYPVGCKVTLRRDQMFEFLDRLITIALPRVRDFRGVSGKSFDGRGNYNMGVREQIIFPEIEYDKIDALRGLNITITTTAKTDEEAKALLSLFKFPFKG
- the rplP gene encoding 50S ribosomal protein L16; translation: MLQPTRLKYRKQQKGRNTGIATRGNKVSFGEFGLKAVGRGRLTARQIEAARRTMTRHIKRGGRIWIRVFPDKPITEKPIQVRMGGGKGNVEYYIAEIKPGKVLYEMDGVPEALAREAFELAAAKLPIPTTFVVRQVGQ
- the rpsQ gene encoding 30S ribosomal protein S17, with translation MSENKNVRTLQGKVVSDKMDKTVTVLVERKVKHPLYGKIIRLSTKIHAHDESNQYGIGDVVVIAETRPLSKTKSWVVKELVEKARAV
- the rplF gene encoding 50S ribosomal protein L6, which produces MSRVAKNPVTVPAGVEVKFGTDALVIKGKNGELSFPLHSDVAIELNDGKLTFAAKNNSKQANAMSGTARALVNNMVKGVSEGFEKKLQLIGVGYRAQAQGKVLNLSLGFSHPIVYEMPEGVSVQTPSQTEIILTGADKQVVGQVAAEIRAFRSPEPYKGKGVRYVGEVVVMKEAKKK
- the infA gene encoding translation initiation factor IF-1: MAKEDTIQMQGEILETLPNATFKVKLENDHIVLGHISGKMRMHYIRISPGDKVTVELTPYDLTRARIVFRAR
- the rpsC gene encoding 30S ribosomal protein S3, which produces MGQKINPTGFRLAVTKDWASKWFAKSTDFSAVLKQDIDVRNYLRKKLANASVGRVVIERPAKSARITIHSARPGVVIGKKGEDIEVLKRDLQALMGVPVHVNIEEIRKPELDAQIIADGIAQQLEKRVQFRRAMKRAMQNAMRSGAKGIKIMTSGRLNGADIARSEWYREGRVPLHTLRANVDYATSEAHTTYGVLGLKVWVYTEGNVKTSAKSEHEKKQRKAGGRNAAAN
- the rpmJ gene encoding 50S ribosomal protein L36; translated protein: MRVQPSVKKICRNCKIIRRNRVVRVICTDPRHKQRQG
- a CDS encoding DNA-directed RNA polymerase subunit alpha, with the translated sequence MQNSTTEFLKPRQIDVNTFSATHARVSMQPFERGFGHTLGNALRRILLSSMNGFAPTEVAITGVLHEYSTLDGVQEDVVDILLNVKGIVFKLHGRSQVQLTLKKSGSGVVSAGDIELPHDVEILNPDHIICHLADNGQIEMEIKVEQGRGYQSVSGRQVVRDENRQIGSIQLDASFSPISRVSFEVEPARVEQRTDLDKLVLDIETDGSIDPEEAVRSAARILIDQMSIFADLQGTPVEEVEEKAPPIDPVLLRPVDDLELTVRSANCLKAEDIYYIGDLIQRTETELLKTPNLGRKSLNEIKEVLASKGLTLGSKLEAWPPVGLEKP
- the rpmC gene encoding 50S ribosomal protein L29; the encoded protein is MKANELKDKSIEQLNADLLDLLKAQFGLRMQNATGQLGKPSELKRVRRDIARIKTILTEKGAK
- the rpsM gene encoding 30S ribosomal protein S13, translated to MARIAGVNIPNNAHIVIGLQAIYGIGATRAKLICEAANIAPTTKAKDLDEAQLDALREQVAKYEVEGDLRREVTMSIKRLIDMGCYRGFRHRRGLPCRGQRTRTNARTRKGPRKAIAGKK
- the rpsD gene encoding 30S ribosomal protein S4, whose product is MARYIGPKCKLARREGTDLFLKSARRSLDSKCKIDSAPGQHGGKKPRLSDYGLQLREKQKIRRIYGVLERQFRRYFAEAERRKGSTGELLLQLLESRLDNVVYRMGFGSTRAEARQLVSHKAIAVNGQVVNIPSFQVKVGDVVSIREKAKKQVRIQEALSLATQVGLPGWVAVDANKLEGVFKNMPDRAELTGDINEQLVVEFYSK
- the rplR gene encoding 50S ribosomal protein L18, coding for MDKHATRLRRARKTRARIADLKMVRLCVFRSNNHIYAQVISAEGDKVLAQASTLEAEVRSSLKSGGNVEAAAVVGKRIAEKAKAVGVEKVAFDRSGFQYHGRVKALAEAARENGLSF
- the rpsE gene encoding 30S ribosomal protein S5, with the translated sequence MAKHEIEERGDGLIEKMVAVNRVTKVVKGGRIMAFSALTVVGDGDGRIGMGKGKSKEVPVAVQKAMDQARRSMIKVPLRNGTIHHEVIGRHGATKVFMQPAKEGSGVKAGGPMRLVFDAMGIHNISAKVHGSTNPYNIVRATLDGLSKLYTPADIAAKRGLTVEDILGVNHE
- the rplV gene encoding 50S ribosomal protein L22; this translates as MRVNAQHKNARISAQKARLVADLIRGKDVAQALNILTFSPKKGAELIKKVLESAIANAEHNNGADIDELKVVTIFVDKGPSLKRFQARAKGRGNRIEKQTCHINVTVGN
- the secY gene encoding preprotein translocase subunit SecY, with product MAKQQLSSALSNFGDLKKRLLFLFGALIVFRIGAHIPVPGVDAVALAKLYESAGNGILGMLNMFSGGSLERFSIFAIGIMPYISASIIVQLASEILPSLKALKKEGEAGRKLITKYTRYGTVLLAILQSLGVASFVFQQGVVVTSSFEFHVSTIVSLVTGTMFLMWLGEQITERGIGNGISLIITAGIASGIPSGITRIITLTNQGAMSMLMALFIVFGALLLIYLVVYFESAQRKIPIHYAKRQFNSGLGGQNTHMPFKLNMAGVIPPIFASSIILFPSTLLGWLGSADPNNILHTIAGLLQHGQILYIVLFAVTVIFFCYFYTALVFSPKEMAENLKKSGAFVPGIRPGEQTSRYLEKVVLHLTLFGALYITIICLIPELLTTFLNVPFYLGGTSLLILVVVTMDFSTQINSYRLTQQYDKLMSRSDVKSFSRK
- the rpsH gene encoding 30S ribosomal protein S8; its protein translation is MSMHDPISDMLTRVRNAQRANKATVAMPSSKLKCAIAKVLKDEGYIEDFTVSADAKPVLEIQLKYYAGRPVIEQIKRVSRPGLRIYKASSEIPSVMNGLGVAIVSTSKGVMTDRKARSEGVGGELLCIVA